One Fuerstiella marisgermanici DNA window includes the following coding sequences:
- a CDS encoding ISAs1 family transposase, which produces MSTVELAVTQELTGNIVHYFDQLKDPRSNINRLHLLGDVIVIAICGVLANADGPSAIAEWARLNADGLQKHLALPHGIPKKDTYRRVLSLLKPNDFQACFVQWIESLEGLSDEQKEGYRKQIAIDGKALRRSHDKKNGLGALFIVSAWASDQGISLGQVATEEKSNEITAIPKLLNEINIDEAIITIDAAGCQKNIAQQIVSGNADYVLALKGNQPKLYEVVQKFFLDHLEDDFARCPVSRYEETEKGHGRQEQRIYYQATVPVDFDVGHKWAGLKTIGTAIRMYEQDGIHHSDVRYYISSLRRKGELFATTVRGHWAIENTLHWSLDMTYREDESRVRNRIFANNLSWLRRLTLSLIKKHPGKQSNVMKRRMAGWNIDYLMQILTGKTT; this is translated from the coding sequence ATGTCGACAGTTGAACTGGCGGTCACCCAGGAGCTGACAGGAAACATTGTTCATTACTTTGATCAATTGAAAGACCCGCGTTCCAACATCAATCGTCTGCATCTGCTTGGTGATGTGATTGTGATCGCCATTTGCGGAGTGCTGGCCAACGCCGACGGCCCCAGTGCGATTGCGGAATGGGCGCGACTGAATGCCGATGGCCTGCAGAAACACCTGGCACTTCCGCATGGCATTCCGAAAAAAGATACGTACCGGCGCGTCCTTTCTCTCCTGAAGCCGAACGACTTTCAAGCGTGCTTCGTGCAATGGATTGAATCGCTGGAAGGACTTTCCGACGAACAGAAAGAAGGCTACAGAAAACAGATTGCGATTGATGGCAAAGCACTCCGTCGATCACATGACAAAAAGAATGGGCTGGGTGCGTTGTTCATCGTGAGTGCGTGGGCTTCTGATCAGGGGATTTCTCTGGGACAGGTGGCGACGGAAGAGAAGTCGAACGAGATCACCGCGATCCCGAAATTACTGAACGAAATCAATATCGATGAGGCGATCATTACGATTGACGCAGCGGGTTGTCAAAAAAACATTGCGCAGCAGATCGTGTCTGGCAATGCAGACTATGTGTTAGCCCTGAAAGGCAACCAACCGAAACTCTATGAGGTCGTGCAGAAGTTTTTTCTCGATCACCTGGAGGATGACTTCGCTCGCTGTCCCGTCAGTCGCTATGAAGAAACAGAGAAGGGACACGGTCGGCAGGAACAGAGAATCTACTATCAGGCGACCGTGCCTGTCGATTTTGACGTGGGCCACAAATGGGCCGGACTCAAGACCATCGGAACGGCGATCCGAATGTACGAGCAGGACGGCATTCATCATTCTGACGTTCGCTACTACATCAGCAGTCTGCGTCGCAAAGGCGAGCTGTTCGCAACAACGGTTCGTGGTCACTGGGCCATAGAAAACACGCTGCACTGGAGTCTCGACATGACCTACCGCGAGGATGAGAGTCGAGTCCGAAACCGAATCTTCGCGAACAATTTGTCATGGCTCAGACGACTCACACTCAGCCTCATCAAGAAACATCCTGGCAAACAAAGCAACGTCATGAAAAGAAGAATGGCCGGATGGAACATTGACTATTTGATGCAAATCCTTACCGGCAAAACAACTTAG
- a CDS encoding PKD domain-containing protein, protein MLLSGKRAWRQILKGMTGRRGNRSRQSRLSRASNTAITAELLEDRALLATIVGGDYAGGNLAPADGDVLQGAFTNVGSFVVAPGTTVYVGEGIPLSVAADSIAIAGTLDGDGAGFDGGSGGIGNAGNGVAGNGPGAGQGGLYGSAIHASGGGGAGYGGPGGNSGQSLSNPPAALGGGSYGVTAAPGIQMGSGGGGAGNHGTTSSGIGGSGGDGGGAIALSASIIDVSGAITVDGRDGVQGTAFGIASASSGGGGAGGGIWLDGYIVLNGSLSASGGNGSNFAAGTRLGYYGQGGGGGGGGRIKISGTIDTTSVFTTSVEGGSAGSSDTQTRTPARIGQSGSFSNTAVAVDPNSPPIPDAGAPYTADEGFAITFNASGSTDPDNNIASYAWDLDNDGQFDDAAGVTPTVTGATLVSLGLGDDGYYPIAVRVTDTDGESAVATSTLTINNVTPELENIAITSVVSENDSAILTAEIVDPGSLDVFTLVVDWGEGAPETFTIPAGSTTFTVTHQFLDDNPTGTASAPYNVEILSFTDDDGGSAGLAQGGSIFLTGHDILSHGNQNRYSEVALDYLRGAGTTSEIPRSSYHLGVIAINVDSLTGGSVSNGQPGVAIQPWRLWEPRVTNAFGGRSTFTIGAGTSAAQFESFLNTIDVLVIPEHGLANNIAKFNSFTPEIEAFFNAGGDPGPAHTKLFCR, encoded by the coding sequence ATGTTACTTTCTGGAAAACGAGCGTGGCGTCAGATTCTAAAAGGAATGACAGGTCGACGTGGTAACCGATCGCGCCAGTCTCGATTAAGTCGCGCCTCCAACACTGCGATCACAGCAGAGCTTTTGGAAGATCGCGCATTGCTGGCAACGATTGTCGGTGGCGATTACGCCGGAGGAAATCTGGCTCCGGCTGACGGCGACGTCCTTCAGGGGGCATTCACCAATGTAGGAAGCTTTGTGGTCGCACCGGGAACAACGGTATACGTTGGCGAAGGAATTCCGCTGTCAGTCGCCGCGGATTCAATTGCGATCGCAGGAACTCTCGACGGAGACGGTGCCGGCTTCGATGGGGGCAGCGGAGGTATCGGCAATGCAGGAAACGGGGTCGCAGGAAACGGCCCAGGGGCAGGACAGGGTGGCCTTTATGGCTCGGCCATCCATGCATCGGGCGGTGGGGGAGCCGGTTATGGCGGGCCAGGTGGAAACAGCGGCCAGTCTCTCAGCAATCCTCCGGCTGCCTTAGGTGGAGGAAGCTACGGCGTTACCGCTGCGCCGGGGATTCAGATGGGATCTGGTGGTGGTGGTGCTGGGAATCATGGCACTACGTCATCAGGGATCGGTGGCTCGGGTGGCGATGGCGGTGGGGCGATTGCCCTATCCGCGTCCATAATCGACGTTTCTGGAGCAATCACTGTCGACGGCCGTGATGGAGTTCAGGGCACCGCGTTTGGGATAGCCAGCGCATCCAGCGGTGGTGGAGGCGCTGGCGGTGGAATTTGGCTGGATGGCTACATTGTCCTAAATGGAAGCCTCTCTGCCTCCGGTGGCAATGGCTCCAACTTTGCGGCTGGCACACGTCTTGGATATTATGGGCAAGGCGGCGGAGGTGGCGGCGGAGGACGTATTAAGATTTCCGGTACAATCGACACAACAAGTGTCTTTACAACCTCAGTTGAAGGCGGATCAGCTGGCAGCTCCGACACTCAAACACGAACACCCGCTCGGATCGGCCAGTCAGGCTCGTTTTCCAACACGGCTGTGGCAGTCGACCCCAACTCCCCGCCGATCCCTGACGCCGGGGCTCCGTACACGGCCGACGAAGGATTCGCCATAACCTTCAACGCATCGGGTTCAACAGATCCGGACAATAACATCGCATCCTACGCGTGGGACCTGGATAACGACGGACAGTTTGACGATGCCGCAGGAGTGACCCCAACAGTCACCGGAGCGACTCTAGTGTCACTCGGTCTCGGTGACGATGGCTACTATCCAATCGCGGTTCGTGTCACCGACACCGATGGCGAATCAGCAGTTGCGACTTCCACACTGACGATCAACAACGTAACGCCCGAACTGGAAAATATCGCGATCACTTCTGTCGTGTCCGAAAATGACTCGGCAATCCTCACGGCAGAAATCGTGGACCCAGGCTCGCTCGACGTGTTTACGTTGGTTGTTGACTGGGGAGAAGGAGCTCCTGAAACATTCACAATTCCTGCAGGTTCCACGACGTTCACGGTCACGCACCAATTCCTTGATGACAATCCGACGGGGACAGCATCCGCCCCGTACAACGTGGAAATTCTGAGTTTCACAGATGACGATGGTGGCTCGGCGGGGCTTGCTCAGGGCGGCAGTATTTTTCTGACGGGCCACGACATCCTTTCTCATGGAAACCAGAATAGATACAGCGAAGTTGCTCTCGATTACCTGCGAGGTGCGGGAACCACCAGTGAGATTCCGCGATCGTCCTATCATTTGGGCGTGATTGCCATCAATGTGGATAGTCTAACTGGCGGATCCGTTTCGAACGGTCAGCCCGGGGTTGCCATTCAACCGTGGAGACTGTGGGAGCCGCGAGTGACTAACGCATTCGGTGGACGATCAACATTCACAATTGGAGCAGGTACCTCTGCGGCTCAGTTTGAGTCGTTCCTTAACACAATTGATGTTCTCGTCATTCCCGAACATGGTCTTGCCAATAACATCGCAAAATTCAACAGCTTCACGCCGGAAATCGAAGCGTTCTTTAACGCTGGTGGAGACCCAGGGCCAGCGCATACTAAGTTGTTTTGCCGGTAA
- a CDS encoding S1 family peptidase — MPFLLQPWHILLAALCGSVNKRQQQIIEFQNAQIEALQKKVGKKRLLLNDDQRRLLAVKAHAIGRKALLELTTIFTPDTILRWHRKRQSDMKVHLNDGRTVTASAAGWSSEWRLAVMKINEQGPWPAIELSSTKDLRAGEPCLVIGYSPRGDTKFDSSPTARFGFIDRSSPGDRRVKRPHFGGLIGAQNGSTGIAKVLLNLTVPSSGEDAQGG; from the coding sequence ATGCCCTTCCTGCTGCAGCCCTGGCACATTCTGCTTGCTGCACTCTGTGGCAGCGTGAACAAGCGACAGCAGCAGATCATCGAATTCCAGAATGCGCAGATTGAAGCTCTGCAGAAGAAGGTGGGAAAGAAACGGCTCCTGCTCAACGACGACCAGCGTCGGCTATTGGCCGTAAAGGCTCACGCCATCGGCCGCAAGGCTCTGCTGGAACTGACGACTATATTCACGCCAGACACGATTCTGCGATGGCATCGAAAGCGGCAGTCGGACATGAAAGTCCATTTGAATGACGGACGAACCGTCACCGCATCGGCTGCTGGTTGGTCGTCGGAATGGAGGCTCGCCGTAATGAAGATCAACGAACAAGGCCCGTGGCCTGCGATCGAACTAAGTTCAACCAAGGATTTGAGAGCTGGAGAACCTTGTCTGGTCATTGGTTACTCGCCACGCGGCGACACGAAATTCGATTCGTCACCGACGGCACGGTTTGGGTTCATTGACCGTAGCTCGCCTGGAGATCGGCGTGTAAAACGGCCCCACTTCGGGGGTTTGATCGGCGCTCAAAATGGATCCACCGGGATCGCGAAGGTACTGTTGAATTTGACAGTACCTTCGAGCGGCGAGGATGCTCAAGGTGGATGA
- a CDS encoding SdrD B-like domain-containing protein, producing the protein MLNQASITGQVFIDIDQNGILDGNDTGIEGVAVELTDPSGAIVAVTTTNSEGKYTFEDLDPGTYLINELQPTGVDDGPEVLGNLGGTIVPDDQIELSLQRVDATDYLFAKYGRETVRAETADVSFWISRNGQELIAAGGSSLANWLTETFSNVFGDQLANGSGEDVAVFIKQLNRGRAGKVDAEFMALALSTYFSSSRISGSTIAAEYGFTVTDTGIGAGLANVGSSGAAFGVADGTDLTMMQLLSATNALTDRTDQEGGFAAIYDEDGNGSINAGEDLMRRLAKNLYASINNGSVVPRRAEKIH; encoded by the coding sequence GTGCTTAATCAGGCCTCGATCACGGGACAGGTCTTCATCGATATCGATCAGAACGGAATACTTGACGGCAACGACACGGGAATTGAAGGAGTCGCCGTCGAGCTGACCGATCCATCCGGGGCGATTGTTGCGGTCACGACGACCAATTCAGAGGGCAAATACACATTTGAAGACTTAGACCCCGGAACGTATCTCATCAACGAGTTGCAACCGACCGGCGTTGATGATGGACCTGAGGTCCTCGGCAACCTCGGTGGTACCATTGTTCCGGACGACCAAATTGAACTCTCGCTGCAACGAGTCGATGCGACGGATTATCTGTTCGCCAAATATGGTCGAGAAACCGTTCGCGCTGAGACCGCTGACGTTAGTTTTTGGATCAGCCGGAACGGACAGGAGCTGATCGCAGCGGGAGGTTCCTCACTGGCCAACTGGTTGACCGAAACATTCTCCAATGTCTTTGGCGATCAATTGGCGAATGGTTCTGGAGAAGATGTGGCAGTGTTCATAAAGCAACTCAACCGCGGCCGCGCGGGCAAGGTCGACGCGGAGTTCATGGCGCTTGCACTGTCCACCTACTTCTCGAGTTCGCGTATTTCGGGTAGTACGATCGCCGCTGAGTATGGCTTCACAGTCACAGATACGGGAATCGGTGCGGGGCTGGCCAACGTCGGATCAAGTGGAGCCGCCTTTGGAGTTGCCGACGGAACGGACCTGACCATGATGCAACTGCTGTCAGCGACTAATGCGCTGACCGACCGAACCGACCAGGAAGGTGGTTTCGCCGCCATTTACGATGAAGACGGAAACGGCTCCATCAACGCCGGTGAGGATCTTATGCGGCGGTTGGCAAAGAATCTCTACGCATCGATCAACAATGGTTCCGTTGTTCCCCGTAGAGCCGAGAAAATCCACTGA